From a region of the Salinispira pacifica genome:
- a CDS encoding integron integrase, with product MYKNINPEFRILLKKLYKVGDKFLKYYEHWVWMFNNYRMSGLVDGDFETQLESWIEYMAPHKEEWQLDQARKAVSIYRRHFLSNDVKYAGSQNQTGKTCEKSTVSKIADNSGKQEQSTASEEENNRRSPAEGSSIDDWFQLESEATRELRLQQKSYSTEKAYLYWLRYLKYHTKEKPVSELSEQDVRDFLTYLSVEKGIAASTQKQAFNSLLFVYRYILHIDINDLQSVIRAKKKRRLPIVLSLEEISKIVGSMVPPYSLMCKIIYGGGLRLNECVNLRVKDVQLNECVLTVRSGKGDKDRQTLLSQSLISDLEKHINGIRALFELDRRENRNGVALPGALERKYPDAGKEWAWFWLFPAQKLSVDPRSEIVRRHHIYPGSLQKRFKTALGDSGIPKQASVHSLRHSFATHLIENGYDIRTVQELLGHSDVSTTMIYTHVATKNKLGVVSPADRL from the coding sequence ATGTATAAAAACATTAATCCTGAATTTCGAATACTTCTGAAAAAACTGTACAAGGTTGGAGACAAATTTCTAAAATATTATGAGCATTGGGTATGGATGTTCAATAATTATCGAATGAGTGGCCTGGTTGACGGGGATTTCGAGACACAACTTGAATCATGGATTGAGTATATGGCACCGCATAAGGAGGAATGGCAGCTCGACCAGGCCAGAAAGGCTGTAAGCATCTATCGACGGCATTTTCTTTCGAATGATGTAAAGTACGCCGGTTCTCAAAATCAAACCGGCAAGACCTGCGAAAAATCTACGGTAAGCAAAATTGCCGACAATTCCGGCAAACAGGAACAGAGCACAGCGTCTGAAGAGGAGAACAATCGCCGCTCTCCTGCAGAAGGATCTTCCATTGATGACTGGTTCCAGCTTGAATCCGAGGCAACCAGGGAACTGCGTTTGCAGCAGAAATCATACAGCACGGAAAAGGCATACCTCTACTGGCTGCGCTATCTAAAGTATCACACCAAAGAAAAGCCTGTTTCAGAATTGTCTGAGCAGGACGTTCGCGACTTTCTCACCTATCTATCTGTGGAGAAAGGAATCGCAGCCTCAACCCAGAAACAGGCTTTCAACTCCCTGCTGTTTGTGTACCGGTACATCCTACATATCGATATAAACGATCTTCAATCGGTTATCCGGGCGAAAAAAAAACGCAGACTCCCTATCGTGCTGTCCCTGGAAGAGATTTCGAAAATTGTGGGGAGTATGGTTCCGCCATATTCACTTATGTGTAAAATCATATATGGAGGCGGGCTGCGGCTGAATGAATGTGTGAATTTGCGAGTGAAGGATGTACAGCTGAACGAATGTGTTCTGACTGTACGCTCCGGGAAGGGAGATAAGGACCGTCAAACCCTGCTCTCCCAATCGTTAATTTCAGATCTCGAAAAACACATTAATGGTATACGGGCGTTATTTGAGCTTGACCGGAGAGAAAACCGTAACGGAGTGGCATTGCCGGGAGCACTGGAGCGGAAGTATCCGGATGCCGGGAAGGAATGGGCGTGGTTCTGGCTGTTTCCGGCACAGAAGCTGTCGGTGGATCCAAGGTCTGAAATTGTCCGCCGGCACCATATATACCCGGGATCACTTCAAAAACGCTTTAAAACCGCTCTGGGGGACAGCGGCATTCCGAAACAGGCGAGTGTACACAGCCTGAGGCACAGTTTCGCCACCCATCTCATTGAGAACGGCTACGATATCCGGACAGTCCAGGAACTTCTGGGTCATTCAGATGTATCAACCACCATGATCTACACCCATGTGGCCACAAAGAATAAACTCGGAGTGGTAAGCCCGGCGGATCGGCTGTAA
- the fusA gene encoding elongation factor G — protein MSSEHIRNIGIMAHIDAGKTTTTERILFYTGKSHRIGEVDQGSATMDWMAQEQNRGITITSAATTCFWKDYQINIIDTPGHVDFTAEVERSLRVLDGAVAVFCAVGGVEPQSETVWHQADSYEVPRIAHVNKMDRIGADFYAVLDEMRSKFKCNPVALQIPIGAENEFEGVIDLIRMKELHFSGPEGRTIDENPIRESIAGQAAEYREKLLDELSQHSDQLTELFLEGQDIPEDLIQRVLRDQTLAQTLIPVTCGASLRNIGVQPLMDNIISYLPEPTDLPPIPGRHVKKDERVLVERSIEGDPLALIFKIQFDPNAGAMCFFRVYSGEFTSGKAVYNISKGKRERINRIYRMHANSIDQVDSIKAGDIGVIVGFKLAQTGDSIGSEGHQVLLEQMHFPEPVISSAIEPRTLSDRDKLKNTLDLLAREDPTFFWKEDDDTGELIIRGMGELHLEVMTTRIKDDYKVEAKMGKPQVTYRESISAEVTHSESFSKLVAGKEQTAGVTIHVSPAGRGGGNSVTSAISDDSIPGEMKAAAMRGLETSLGGGIHFGYPCIDINVKLLSMDFDPETSTEFAFEAAASMAFDRATSDASPVMLEPVMKIDIIAPKEFIGDVVSSMTKRGGIVQEIESRASVEHIHAQAPLEKMFGYSTGLRSITQGRGTFAMEFSHFQPRS, from the coding sequence ATGAGTTCAGAACATATCAGAAATATCGGAATTATGGCCCATATTGATGCGGGCAAGACAACCACTACAGAGCGGATTCTTTTTTATACCGGGAAGAGTCACCGGATTGGTGAGGTGGACCAGGGTTCTGCCACCATGGACTGGATGGCCCAGGAACAGAATCGGGGCATCACCATTACCTCTGCCGCCACAACGTGTTTTTGGAAGGATTATCAGATTAATATTATCGATACTCCCGGCCATGTGGATTTTACCGCAGAGGTGGAGCGTTCTCTCCGCGTGCTTGACGGTGCCGTTGCGGTATTTTGTGCAGTGGGTGGTGTTGAACCCCAGAGTGAAACGGTGTGGCATCAGGCTGACAGCTATGAGGTGCCCCGCATTGCTCATGTAAACAAGATGGACCGAATCGGTGCGGATTTTTACGCCGTGCTGGATGAAATGCGCAGCAAGTTCAAGTGTAATCCTGTGGCGCTGCAGATTCCCATCGGGGCCGAGAATGAATTCGAAGGTGTTATTGATCTGATACGGATGAAGGAACTGCATTTTTCCGGTCCCGAAGGGCGTACGATTGACGAAAACCCGATCCGGGAGTCCATCGCCGGACAGGCCGCAGAGTATCGGGAGAAACTTCTGGATGAACTGAGCCAGCATTCGGATCAGCTCACGGAGCTGTTCCTGGAAGGCCAGGATATTCCGGAGGATCTGATTCAACGCGTACTCAGGGATCAGACCCTTGCCCAGACGCTCATTCCCGTCACCTGCGGAGCATCGCTGCGAAATATCGGCGTACAGCCCCTTATGGACAATATCATCTCGTATCTCCCCGAGCCTACCGACCTCCCCCCCATCCCGGGCCGTCATGTGAAGAAGGACGAACGGGTACTGGTTGAGCGAAGCATTGAGGGTGACCCCCTTGCGCTGATTTTCAAAATCCAGTTTGACCCCAATGCCGGGGCAATGTGTTTTTTCCGGGTGTACTCCGGCGAGTTCACGTCGGGAAAAGCGGTCTACAATATCAGCAAGGGCAAACGTGAGCGGATCAACAGAATTTACCGAATGCACGCCAACAGTATCGACCAGGTGGACAGCATCAAGGCCGGAGATATCGGGGTGATTGTGGGGTTCAAACTTGCCCAGACCGGAGACAGCATCGGCAGCGAAGGGCATCAGGTTCTGCTGGAGCAGATGCATTTTCCCGAGCCGGTAATATCATCCGCCATTGAACCCCGAACCCTCAGCGACCGGGATAAACTGAAGAACACCCTGGACCTTCTGGCCCGGGAAGACCCCACCTTTTTCTGGAAAGAGGATGACGATACCGGTGAACTGATCATCCGGGGAATGGGCGAGCTGCACCTGGAGGTGATGACTACCCGGATCAAGGACGATTACAAGGTGGAGGCCAAGATGGGCAAACCCCAGGTAACCTATCGGGAGAGCATTTCCGCCGAGGTCACACACAGCGAGAGTTTCTCCAAACTTGTGGCCGGCAAGGAGCAGACCGCCGGTGTAACCATCCATGTGAGCCCAGCAGGACGGGGCGGTGGGAACTCAGTAACATCAGCCATCAGCGATGATTCCATTCCCGGGGAAATGAAAGCCGCCGCCATGCGCGGGCTTGAGACCAGCCTGGGTGGAGGAATTCATTTCGGTTACCCCTGCATAGATATCAATGTGAAGCTTCTCAGCATGGATTTCGATCCCGAAACATCCACCGAATTTGCCTTCGAGGCTGCCGCCAGTATGGCCTTCGACAGGGCAACCAGCGATGCATCGCCGGTGATGCTTGAGCCGGTGATGAAGATCGATATTATTGCTCCCAAGGAGTTCATTGGAGACGTGGTTTCCAGCATGACCAAGCGGGGAGGCATTGTTCAGGAGATAGAAAGCCGGGCCAGTGTTGAACATATCCATGCCCAGGCGCCGCTGGAAAAGATGTTCGGCTATTCCACCGGCCTTCGAAGCATCACCCAGGGCCGGGGAACATTTGCCATGGAGTTCAGCCATTTCCAGCCTCGAAGCTGA
- the vapC gene encoding type II toxin-antitoxin system tRNA(fMet)-specific endonuclease VapC produces the protein MIYLFDTNICIYLIKNKFPAMLDRIESIGIENIGISTITLAELEFGIANSDPEKLEQNRNALMEFLIPFDIIEFSSTDAFEYGQIRTHLKNQGILIGNMDMLIGAQARARDLILVTNNEKEFQRIESLEIENWTITN, from the coding sequence ATGATTTATCTATTCGATACCAATATTTGCATCTATCTAATAAAAAATAAATTTCCGGCGATGCTCGACAGAATTGAATCAATCGGAATAGAAAATATTGGAATATCGACAATAACTCTGGCAGAACTTGAATTTGGCATTGCGAACTCAGATCCTGAAAAACTAGAACAAAATAGAAATGCCCTCATGGAATTCCTCATTCCATTTGATATTATCGAATTTTCCAGTACAGATGCATTTGAATACGGGCAAATTAGAACACACTTAAAAAATCAAGGAATACTTATCGGCAATATGGATATGCTCATTGGTGCTCAGGCGCGGGCGAGAGATCTTATACTTGTGACAAATAACGAGAAAGAATTTCAAAGGATCGAGTCACTTGAAATCGAGAATTGGACAATCACAAATTAA
- a CDS encoding type II toxin-antitoxin system VapC family toxin — protein sequence MHRGKIIRVLLDTNIISDWLKGDIAVIHKNVPDDYVFYLPAMTLVELSSYQGLIEELIDLSLKYHFIILKPFNQLLDNELKILIDNNHTPPELFSLSQVCLQDSKRMKFYFNSEEFRAIVEQLRTDQKIGISNVYKFMINSDKKLLKEFINDYVVTQLSLLRPTEHLKLTDKYMDNDYIKDIKTLYLQAFFLYEKYQNKGDKLKDSDVFDGLIITGLPYVDIFYTEKNNFGILNDIKRKIEWLNNISIKKYTHFKTEFS from the coding sequence GTGCATCGAGGTAAGATCATTAGAGTACTACTAGACACAAATATAATTAGCGACTGGCTCAAAGGTGATATTGCGGTTATACACAAAAATGTTCCAGATGATTATGTATTCTATTTGCCAGCCATGACTCTGGTTGAATTATCGAGTTATCAAGGTTTAATTGAAGAGCTCATAGATCTATCTCTAAAATATCATTTTATAATCTTAAAACCCTTTAACCAGCTCCTGGATAATGAACTCAAAATATTAATAGATAATAATCACACTCCACCAGAATTATTTTCGCTAAGTCAGGTTTGTCTTCAAGACTCAAAAAGAATGAAATTTTATTTCAATTCAGAAGAGTTTCGGGCAATTGTCGAACAACTTCGGACTGATCAAAAAATTGGAATATCAAATGTTTATAAATTTATGATAAACAGCGATAAAAAATTATTAAAAGAATTTATTAATGACTACGTTGTAACTCAACTATCACTACTAAGACCGACTGAACATTTAAAATTGACTGATAAATATATGGATAATGACTATATTAAAGATATAAAGACGCTTTATCTACAAGCATTTTTTCTTTATGAAAAATATCAAAATAAAGGAGACAAGCTAAAAGATTCTGATGTATTTGATGGACTTATAATCACTGGATTACCGTATGTTGACATTTTTTACACAGAAAAAAATAATTTCGGCATCTTAAATGATATTAAACGTAAAATTGAATGGTTAAATAATATAAGTATAAAAAAATATACTCACTTTAAAACTGAATTCAGTTAG
- a CDS encoding TetR/AcrR family transcriptional regulator, which yields MGETGAAGDGGTKDRILNSSLSLFADKGYAAVSVSEICSSCGITKPSLYYHFQGKEGLFRSAGEYALELFTNAYGGAFIYSGDIISGIQGLFTAFHRFSGDFPEAHRLLFALLFSDPHSHERRLGGASAGELRKAIETFFQAAAAGHGNLNNKLSVLPMNFLGTVWAFTRLSSPDAGEQQLQLAAKTFLHGVFS from the coding sequence ATGGGAGAAACCGGAGCCGCCGGTGACGGCGGTACCAAAGACCGTATTCTCAACAGTTCTCTCAGTCTGTTTGCAGATAAGGGGTATGCCGCAGTTTCCGTGAGTGAGATCTGCAGCAGCTGCGGCATTACCAAGCCGAGTTTGTACTATCATTTTCAGGGGAAAGAGGGGCTGTTCAGGTCAGCGGGAGAGTATGCGCTGGAGCTGTTCACTAACGCGTACGGGGGAGCGTTCATCTATTCCGGGGATATTATTTCCGGAATCCAGGGGCTTTTCACCGCCTTCCACCGTTTCAGCGGAGATTTTCCGGAAGCACACCGGCTGCTGTTCGCCCTGCTTTTTTCAGATCCCCACAGCCATGAGAGGCGGCTGGGCGGTGCATCGGCCGGAGAACTTCGCAAGGCCATAGAAACATTTTTTCAGGCCGCCGCCGCGGGACATGGCAATCTGAATAATAAACTGAGCGTACTGCCCATGAACTTTCTCGGCACGGTGTGGGCGTTCACCCGGCTATCCTCCCCGGATGCCGGTGAGCAGCAGCTACAGCTGGCAGCCAAAACTTTTCTACACGGGGTGTTCTCATGA
- a CDS encoding DUF1761 domain-containing protein, producing the protein MLNVNIWVIFIAGGLNMVLGMLWYGPLFGKAWMNGMGIDPDDKKKMDEMQKTAGSGYAYSLLFAFIFGYALDLFLNLVDVSSLGFALILAAVVYLGFGIANTVKSVLWGETNRQVFMINTGFEIVFIGIMTVVAFYL; encoded by the coding sequence ATGTTGAATGTTAATATTTGGGTGATTTTCATCGCCGGCGGCCTTAATATGGTCCTCGGAATGCTCTGGTACGGACCGCTTTTTGGAAAAGCCTGGATGAATGGAATGGGTATTGACCCGGATGATAAGAAAAAGATGGATGAGATGCAGAAGACCGCAGGTTCCGGCTATGCATATTCCCTGCTTTTTGCATTCATTTTCGGATATGCGTTGGACCTTTTCCTGAATCTGGTGGATGTTTCCTCACTGGGGTTTGCACTGATTCTCGCTGCAGTTGTATACCTTGGTTTCGGCATAGCAAATACAGTTAAATCCGTTCTGTGGGGGGAAACAAACAGGCAGGTGTTTATGATTAACACCGGTTTCGAGATTGTTTTTATCGGGATAATGACGGTTGTTGCATTTTATCTGTAG
- a CDS encoding transposase, whose translation MPRFKDYSYDQQLMLPITLSKQILPGTFEYTLHVLFSEKLDLSVFYDRFQNEETGAPAFDPAVLLKIILFAYSRGITSSRRIARFCDENIVCMALSADTHPHFTTIADFISSMDKECIDLFTKVLAICYSENLIGKEMFAIDGCKISSNCSKEWSGTKADLVRKVEKIRKSISFLVGKHQHEDLHGAKNKDLEKETAAIEKLSAKADKIESWLSEHNDRMGASGKAVKSNITDNESAKMLSSHGVIQGYNGIAAVDDKNQIVVWADAYGDINEAGHLPQILQDLEKQCKDAGISEDIVHTVAITADSGFHNEVNMKYCIEHEIDTYIPDNKFRSRDVRFESSGEHKKKTANWRPVHSKKYFAPEDFHYNHKKHTASCPAGHPLRLNMKNYKAEDGKYTGDRFRGIEKVCRECTLRDKCIRNPQTPFRQVTFFHRSIEGPDFLNMAKEKFDTATSRTMYSRRMGTVEPVFGHLRSTKGLNHFTLRGLKKVSTQWRLFCLVHNIGKLKLCW comes from the coding sequence ATGCCCCGGTTCAAGGACTATTCATACGATCAGCAACTGATGCTGCCAATTACACTTTCCAAGCAGATTTTGCCTGGAACCTTTGAATACACCCTTCATGTCTTGTTTAGTGAGAAATTGGATCTCTCAGTCTTTTATGATCGCTTTCAGAATGAGGAAACTGGAGCCCCGGCTTTTGACCCCGCGGTTCTTCTGAAGATCATTCTCTTTGCATACTCACGGGGAATTACCAGCAGCCGAAGAATAGCCCGGTTTTGTGATGAGAATATTGTCTGTATGGCGTTATCTGCGGATACTCATCCGCATTTCACAACCATTGCAGATTTTATTTCGTCTATGGATAAAGAGTGTATTGATCTATTCACTAAGGTTCTGGCCATCTGTTATTCAGAAAATCTCATTGGCAAGGAAATGTTCGCCATCGATGGCTGTAAGATTTCATCTAATTGTTCAAAAGAGTGGAGCGGTACCAAGGCCGACCTCGTGCGGAAAGTTGAGAAGATACGGAAATCAATATCCTTCCTGGTAGGTAAGCATCAGCATGAAGATCTGCACGGCGCGAAAAACAAAGACCTGGAGAAAGAAACTGCTGCAATAGAAAAGCTGAGTGCCAAGGCTGATAAAATCGAGAGCTGGCTGAGTGAACACAATGACCGCATGGGTGCATCGGGCAAAGCGGTGAAGAGTAATATCACTGATAATGAAAGTGCAAAAATGCTTTCTTCACATGGTGTTATTCAGGGCTACAATGGAATTGCCGCGGTAGATGACAAAAATCAGATAGTCGTGTGGGCCGATGCATATGGTGATATTAATGAAGCCGGCCATTTACCACAGATCCTGCAGGACCTGGAAAAACAGTGCAAGGATGCAGGGATATCTGAAGATATTGTCCACACTGTAGCCATCACCGCAGACTCCGGATTTCACAATGAAGTAAACATGAAATACTGCATAGAGCATGAAATTGATACATACATCCCCGACAATAAATTTCGGTCCCGGGATGTGCGCTTTGAATCGTCAGGAGAGCATAAAAAGAAAACGGCCAACTGGCGACCGGTTCACAGTAAAAAATATTTTGCACCGGAAGACTTTCACTATAACCATAAAAAGCACACAGCCAGCTGTCCTGCCGGGCATCCACTCCGGTTGAATATGAAAAATTATAAAGCAGAAGATGGGAAATACACGGGAGATCGATTCAGAGGGATAGAAAAAGTCTGTCGCGAATGTACTCTTCGAGATAAATGCATTCGAAATCCTCAAACTCCATTTCGTCAGGTAACCTTCTTTCACCGGAGTATTGAAGGTCCGGATTTCCTCAATATGGCTAAAGAGAAATTCGATACGGCCACCTCAAGGACGATGTATTCCAGGCGTATGGGAACCGTGGAACCGGTGTTTGGCCATCTGCGAAGCACCAAAGGACTTAATCATTTCACTTTACGAGGGCTAAAAAAGGTGAGTACCCAATGGCGTTTGTTTTGCCTGGTACACAATATTGGAAAGCTGAAACTATGCTGGTAA
- a CDS encoding antitoxin: MDTAKLFVNGKSQAVRLPKEYRFSGSDVFIKKIDDIVMLIPKDKIWKLFRESFDKFSSELDFTRENDAPQERETL, encoded by the coding sequence GTGGATACAGCAAAACTCTTTGTGAATGGGAAAAGCCAGGCGGTTCGCTTACCCAAAGAATATCGATTTTCAGGATCCGATGTATTTATAAAAAAAATTGATGATATCGTAATGCTCATTCCCAAAGATAAAATCTGGAAACTATTTCGAGAATCATTCGATAAATTTTCCTCAGAGCTGGACTTCACTCGTGAAAATGACGCTCCACAGGAACGGGAAACATTGTAG
- a CDS encoding Fic family protein, with translation MRSPRCGILPYQQNFGNSLPFFRGVIEILKAENQAVSAISELKGIANIIPNQSILINAIVLQESKDSSEIENIITTRDELYKAVSVTTKKIDPATKEVLYYREALYEGFMKIQKRNLLSVNDIIDLQKIIVQNEAGIRSNPGTALINDKTNEVIYTPPENNDLIRSLLENLTKYIHEGEGSLTKLAILHYQFESIHPFYDGNGRTGRIINILYLILNGYLEIPILYLSSYIIRNKKRYYELLLKVTQTNEWEEWIVFILKGIELTATDTIKKIRKIRSSLDSTIELIKTDAHKIYSKELVESLFLHPYCKIEFITRELNVERKAASRYLHTLSDLGILELYKIGNENIFINKELMEILKIGT, from the coding sequence ATCCGCTCCCCCCGATGCGGAATTTTACCCTATCAACAAAATTTTGGGAATTCCCTACCTTTTTTCAGGGGAGTCATAGAAATATTAAAAGCTGAAAATCAAGCTGTCTCAGCTATCTCTGAATTAAAAGGAATTGCAAATATAATTCCTAACCAATCAATATTAATTAATGCAATAGTCTTGCAAGAATCGAAAGACAGTTCTGAAATTGAAAATATAATTACTACAAGAGATGAGTTATATAAGGCTGTATCCGTCACAACAAAGAAAATTGACCCTGCCACGAAAGAAGTTTTGTATTATCGAGAAGCATTGTATGAAGGATTTATGAAAATCCAGAAGAGAAATCTACTATCCGTAAATGATATAATCGATCTGCAAAAAATTATTGTACAAAATGAAGCTGGGATCAGATCTAATCCCGGTACAGCGTTAATTAACGATAAGACGAATGAAGTGATTTATACACCACCAGAGAACAACGATTTAATTAGATCATTATTAGAAAATCTTACAAAATATATACATGAAGGTGAAGGAAGCTTAACGAAGTTGGCTATCCTGCATTATCAATTTGAATCCATCCATCCTTTCTATGATGGAAATGGTCGGACTGGTAGGATAATAAATATACTCTATTTGATTTTGAATGGATATTTAGAAATTCCTATATTGTATTTAAGCTCCTATATCATAAGAAATAAGAAAAGATACTATGAGCTTTTATTAAAAGTTACTCAAACAAATGAATGGGAGGAATGGATAGTATTCATATTGAAGGGAATTGAACTGACTGCAACTGATACCATTAAAAAGATACGCAAAATACGGTCCAGTCTGGATTCAACAATTGAATTGATTAAAACAGATGCACATAAAATCTACTCAAAAGAGCTAGTTGAATCATTATTTCTTCATCCATACTGCAAAATTGAATTTATAACCAGAGAACTTAATGTCGAACGAAAAGCTGCATCAAGATATCTGCATACTCTCTCAGATTTAGGAATTTTAGAATTATATAAAATAGGAAATGAGAATATATTTATAAACAAAGAATTGATGGAAATATTAAAAATCGGAACATAA
- a CDS encoding YkgJ family cysteine cluster protein — protein sequence MTCRRGCAACCIAPSISSPIPGMPRGKPAGVPCINLDENLNCRIHGTAEYPVVCRNLQPRPDMCGESRDQALRYLTRLEQETLPPSS from the coding sequence ATGACATGCCGCAGGGGCTGCGCCGCATGCTGCATAGCACCCTCTATTTCCTCCCCCATCCCGGGTATGCCCCGGGGAAAGCCAGCAGGGGTTCCCTGCATCAATCTCGATGAAAATTTGAACTGCCGCATTCACGGCACAGCAGAGTATCCTGTTGTGTGCAGAAACCTTCAACCCCGCCCTGATATGTGCGGAGAATCCCGGGATCAGGCTCTCCGCTATCTCACCCGCCTTGAACAGGAAACCCTGCCCCCGTCATCCTGA
- a CDS encoding transposase produces MFRKNEGHKQQRMFTSVDQLPETARKHLEQSWAQVFYHEYFCRINEEVFSVLYSDKHSRPNTPINILVGFETLKSGFGLSDERLYDHFMFDLKFRYALGLKDFDEGNFELRTIYNFRSAVSAYEEEHRVNLIHKASEQITDEQLKQFQIKTGLQRMDSTMVQSNIRKMSRLQLLVEIIHRFYRMLSEEEQKAYEQLFARYVKEDSLHYCCRVKRDEMDGRLEQLGKDLSTMLECFEDVHGDEKAYQQAFRVFGEHFRFEQESIVVRESKELGGSTLQSPDDEEATFRTKSRESSRGYGANITETCDEDNNLQLISRVSVAPNITDDQQFLAEDIENLKEREGIDEVYTDAGYTGEAAAKATATYQVSQHVSAIKGRKKEKTRVGLEDFTVTRTSEGKVTAIICPNGQGGELRESKKAADRYTAGFSADGCQACPFVNQCPAKRLKKRPSYVLHFTATDLRVAATRKQVAETGKEITNKRASIESTVRSVIHPFGGHLCKLPVRGRHRVTTMMVLSAMMVNIRRIRGYLFPEDGSKPIPDGYALC; encoded by the coding sequence ATGTTTCGAAAGAACGAAGGACATAAGCAGCAGAGAATGTTTACATCGGTGGACCAACTTCCTGAGACTGCAAGAAAACACCTTGAACAGTCCTGGGCACAGGTTTTCTACCATGAATATTTCTGCAGGATTAACGAGGAGGTCTTCTCCGTTCTCTACAGTGATAAGCATTCACGGCCCAACACGCCTATCAATATTCTGGTAGGCTTTGAAACCCTCAAATCCGGATTCGGCTTAAGTGACGAGCGACTCTATGATCATTTCATGTTTGATCTGAAGTTCCGCTACGCCCTGGGCTTGAAGGACTTTGACGAAGGAAACTTTGAGCTGCGTACTATCTACAACTTCCGCTCAGCGGTGAGTGCCTATGAAGAGGAACACAGGGTTAATCTGATTCACAAGGCAAGTGAACAGATAACCGACGAGCAATTGAAACAGTTTCAGATAAAAACCGGCCTACAGCGGATGGATTCAACCATGGTGCAGAGTAACATCCGCAAGATGAGCCGTCTGCAGCTGTTGGTAGAAATCATCCATCGCTTTTACCGTATGCTCAGTGAAGAAGAACAGAAAGCGTATGAGCAGCTGTTTGCCAGGTATGTGAAAGAAGACTCCCTGCACTATTGCTGCCGGGTGAAACGGGACGAGATGGACGGGCGACTTGAGCAGCTTGGAAAAGATCTATCGACTATGCTGGAATGTTTTGAAGACGTGCACGGAGATGAAAAAGCGTACCAGCAGGCCTTCAGGGTTTTTGGTGAACACTTTCGTTTTGAACAGGAATCTATCGTTGTGCGAGAAAGTAAAGAACTCGGTGGTAGCACCTTGCAGTCTCCTGATGATGAAGAGGCCACCTTCAGGACGAAAAGCAGAGAAAGCTCCCGGGGGTATGGTGCAAATATCACGGAAACTTGCGATGAAGATAATAATCTCCAACTCATCAGCAGGGTAAGTGTGGCGCCAAACATAACCGATGACCAGCAATTTCTGGCCGAAGATATTGAGAACCTGAAAGAGCGGGAGGGAATCGATGAAGTGTATACCGATGCGGGGTATACGGGAGAGGCGGCAGCCAAGGCAACAGCAACATATCAGGTAAGCCAGCACGTGAGTGCCATCAAGGGAAGGAAAAAAGAGAAGACGAGAGTGGGCCTGGAAGATTTCACCGTCACTCGAACCAGTGAAGGAAAGGTGACTGCTATCATCTGTCCAAATGGCCAGGGCGGGGAGCTGCGGGAAAGTAAAAAAGCAGCAGACCGCTATACCGCCGGGTTTTCTGCCGACGGCTGTCAGGCTTGCCCCTTTGTCAACCAGTGCCCGGCAAAGCGGCTGAAAAAGCGACCAAGTTATGTTCTTCATTTTACTGCGACCGATTTGCGGGTTGCCGCCACCAGGAAGCAGGTAGCAGAAACAGGAAAAGAGATTACCAATAAGCGGGCATCAATAGAGAGTACCGTTCGAAGTGTTATTCACCCCTTTGGTGGCCATCTCTGTAAACTACCAGTGCGGGGCAGGCATCGGGTTACCACCATGATGGTCTTGAGTGCCATGATGGTTAACATTCGCAGAATCAGGGGATACCTGTTTCCCGAAGATGGGTCAAAACCAATTCCGGATGGATATGCACTCTGTTAG